The Nocardioides sp. S5 genome includes a window with the following:
- the ileS gene encoding isoleucine--tRNA ligase encodes MAYPKVSHTDATTVASSPRFPEIEEAVLAYWEADDTFRASVEQREAGASGDNEFVFYDGPPFANGLPHYGHLLTGYVKDLIPRYQTMRGKRVERRFGWDTHGLPAELEAMRLNGIKTTDEIVELGIEKFNEACRQSVLKYTGEWRDYVTRQARWVDFDNDYRTMNPEFMESVIWAFKQLHDKGLVYEGFRVLPYCWQDETPLSNHELRMDDDVYQMRQDPAVTVGYDVTTDGPFRGVKVLVWTTTPWTLPSNLAVMVGEDIDYVVVTSDGPTGSPERYLIAEARLASYARELGEAPEVTWRGTGADLVGLEYAPPFSYYAGHERAFRLVPAEFVTTTDGTGLVHTAGAFGEDDKVVTDREGIEAVMPVGKDGRFTFPVTDYEGMQVFDANLHVIDHLKAATRGDGPTGSVTPGTVLVRRETYDHSYPHCWRCRQPLIYKGVSSWFVEVTKVKERLMALNQDIRWVPDHIKDGQFGKWLENARDWSITRNRFWGSPVPVWKSDDEHHPRIDVYGSFEEIERDFGTLPRDKDGNPDLHRPFVDELTRPNPDDPTGKSTMRRVTDVLDVWFDSGSMSFAQVHYPFENKDWFDHHFPGDFIVEYIGQTRGWFYTMHVLAGAIFDRPAFSTCLSHGIVLGNDGQKMSKSLRNYPDVREVFDRDGADAMRWFLMSSPILRGGNLVVTEQGIRDSVRQVLIPLWNSWSFFTLYANAAGGGAGHEARSVLGRTDAMSNPIDRHILAKLRDYVAAMTDQLDNYEVAAACDSTRSFLDVLTNWYIRRSRERFWDEDADAFDTLYTVLEVVCRVTAPLMPLTTEEVWRGLTGERSVHLADWPAAEDLPADEALVASMDTVRDVCSAGSALRKAAHLRNRLPLSRLTVVTEADLTGFESLVADELNLKSVELFATDAPEAAAYGVSQRLTVNARAAGPRLGKDVQLAIKGSKSGDWSVAEDGTVTAGGLTLVEGEYALETVAGSSADDTAIGMLPRGGFVVLDTAVTPELEAEGTARDLVRAVQQARKDAGLQVSDRIVLTISAPVSTLDAARTHEALIAEETLATSVAYADADEVAVEVARA; translated from the coding sequence ATGGCCTACCCCAAGGTCTCGCACACCGACGCCACGACCGTCGCGAGCAGCCCCCGCTTCCCCGAGATCGAGGAGGCCGTGCTGGCCTACTGGGAGGCCGACGACACCTTCCGCGCGAGCGTCGAGCAGCGCGAGGCGGGCGCGAGCGGCGACAACGAGTTCGTCTTCTACGACGGCCCGCCCTTCGCCAACGGCCTGCCGCACTACGGCCACCTGCTCACCGGCTACGTCAAGGACCTCATCCCGCGCTACCAGACGATGCGCGGCAAGCGCGTCGAGCGCCGCTTCGGGTGGGACACCCACGGCCTGCCGGCCGAGCTGGAGGCGATGCGCCTCAACGGCATCAAGACCACCGACGAGATCGTCGAGCTGGGCATCGAGAAGTTCAACGAGGCCTGCCGCCAGAGCGTGCTGAAGTACACCGGCGAGTGGCGCGACTACGTCACCCGCCAGGCGCGCTGGGTCGACTTCGACAACGACTACCGCACGATGAACCCCGAATTCATGGAGTCGGTCATCTGGGCCTTCAAGCAGCTGCACGACAAGGGCCTGGTCTACGAGGGCTTCCGCGTCCTGCCCTACTGCTGGCAGGACGAGACGCCGCTCTCCAACCACGAGCTGCGCATGGACGACGACGTCTACCAGATGCGCCAGGACCCGGCCGTCACCGTCGGCTACGACGTCACCACGGACGGACCGTTCAGGGGCGTCAAGGTCCTCGTCTGGACGACGACCCCGTGGACCCTGCCGTCCAACCTCGCGGTGATGGTCGGCGAGGACATCGACTACGTCGTCGTCACCTCCGACGGACCCACCGGCAGCCCCGAGCGCTACCTCATCGCCGAGGCCCGCCTGGCGTCGTACGCCCGCGAGCTGGGGGAGGCGCCCGAGGTCACCTGGCGTGGGACGGGCGCCGACCTCGTCGGCCTCGAGTACGCCCCGCCGTTCAGCTACTACGCCGGCCACGAGCGCGCCTTCCGCCTCGTGCCCGCCGAGTTCGTCACGACCACGGACGGCACCGGGCTGGTGCACACCGCCGGCGCGTTCGGTGAGGACGACAAGGTCGTCACCGACCGCGAGGGCATCGAGGCGGTCATGCCGGTCGGCAAGGACGGGCGCTTCACGTTCCCGGTCACCGACTACGAGGGCATGCAGGTCTTCGACGCCAACCTCCACGTCATCGACCACCTCAAGGCCGCCACGCGCGGCGACGGCCCCACCGGCTCCGTCACCCCCGGCACCGTCCTCGTGCGCCGCGAGACCTACGACCACTCCTACCCGCACTGCTGGCGCTGCCGGCAGCCCCTGATCTACAAGGGCGTCTCGTCGTGGTTCGTCGAGGTGACCAAGGTCAAGGAGCGCCTCATGGCGCTCAACCAGGACATCCGCTGGGTGCCCGACCACATCAAGGACGGCCAGTTCGGCAAGTGGCTGGAGAACGCCCGTGACTGGTCGATCACCCGCAACCGCTTCTGGGGCAGCCCGGTCCCGGTGTGGAAGTCCGACGACGAGCACCACCCGCGCATCGACGTCTACGGCTCCTTCGAGGAGATCGAGCGCGACTTCGGCACCCTGCCCCGCGACAAGGACGGCAACCCCGACCTCCACCGCCCGTTCGTCGACGAGCTGACGCGTCCCAACCCGGACGACCCGACCGGGAAGTCCACGATGCGTCGCGTCACCGACGTCCTCGACGTGTGGTTCGACTCGGGCTCGATGAGCTTCGCGCAGGTGCACTACCCGTTCGAGAACAAGGACTGGTTCGACCACCACTTCCCCGGCGACTTCATCGTCGAGTACATCGGCCAGACCCGCGGCTGGTTCTACACGATGCACGTCCTGGCCGGCGCGATCTTCGACCGACCGGCCTTCTCGACGTGCCTGAGCCACGGCATCGTCCTGGGCAACGACGGCCAGAAGATGTCGAAGTCCCTGCGCAACTACCCCGACGTCCGCGAGGTCTTCGACCGCGACGGCGCCGACGCGATGCGGTGGTTCCTGATGTCGAGCCCGATCCTGCGCGGCGGCAACCTCGTCGTCACCGAGCAGGGAATCCGCGACTCGGTGCGGCAGGTGCTGATCCCGCTGTGGAACAGCTGGTCCTTCTTCACCCTGTACGCGAACGCGGCGGGCGGCGGCGCCGGCCACGAGGCCCGGAGTGTGCTGGGGCGCACCGACGCCATGTCGAACCCGATCGACCGCCACATCCTGGCCAAGCTGCGCGACTACGTCGCCGCGATGACCGACCAGCTCGACAACTACGAGGTGGCGGCGGCGTGCGACTCCACGCGCAGCTTCCTCGACGTGCTGACCAACTGGTACATCCGTCGCTCCCGCGAGCGGTTCTGGGACGAGGACGCCGACGCCTTCGACACCCTCTACACCGTGCTCGAGGTCGTCTGCCGGGTCACCGCGCCGCTGATGCCGCTCACGACCGAGGAGGTCTGGCGCGGCCTCACCGGCGAGCGCTCGGTGCACCTGGCCGACTGGCCCGCCGCCGAGGACCTGCCGGCCGACGAGGCGCTGGTCGCGTCGATGGACACCGTCCGCGACGTCTGCTCGGCCGGATCGGCGCTGCGCAAGGCCGCCCACCTCCGCAACCGGCTGCCGCTCTCGCGCCTGACGGTGGTCACCGAGGCCGACCTCACCGGCTTCGAGTCGCTGGTGGCCGACGAGCTCAACCTCAAGTCCGTCGAGCTCTTCGCGACCGACGCGCCCGAGGCGGCGGCGTACGGCGTCTCGCAGCGGCTCACCGTCAACGCCCGCGCGGCCGGTCCGCGCCTGGGCAAGGACGTCCAGCTCGCGATCAAGGGCTCCAAGTCCGGTGACTGGTCGGTGGCGGAGGACGGCACCGTCACCGCCGGCGGGCTCACGCTCGTCGAGGGGGAGTACGCCCTGGAGACCGTGGCCGGCTCGTCGGCCGACGACACCGCCATCGGCATGCTGCCGCGTGGCGGCTTCGTCGTCCTCGACACCGCCGTGACGCCCGAGCTGGAGGCGGAGGGCACCGCCCGCGACCTGGTGCGGGCGGTCCAGCAGGCCCGCAAGGACGCCGGGCTCCAGGTGAGCGACCGGATCGTGCTGACGATCTCGGCGCCCGTCAGCACCCTGGACGCCGCGCGGACCCACGAGGCCCTGATCGCGGAGGAGACGCTCGCCACCAGCGTTGCGTACGCCGACGCCGACGAGGTGGCCGTCGAGGTCGCCCGGGCCTGA
- the dapE gene encoding succinyl-diaminopimelate desuccinylase, with protein MAHLDLSADVVTLTQQLVDIFSVSHEEEEIADAVESALRGLPHLTVTRRGHTIVARTDLGRGERVVIAGHIDTVPLNDNLPSRQEDGVLHGLGSCDMKGGDAVMLKLAADVTEPNRDLTFVFYEAEEVDSVHNGLRKLTESDPHLLEADFAILMEPSNAAVEAGCQGTLRVDVRTTGERSHSARSWKGVNAIHLAGPVLARLNDYVAREPEIDGLTYHEGLNATGIRGGVAGNVIPDECVVEVNFRFAPDRSEADAEAFVRDFFEGYDVTVTDLAAGALPGLDRPAAKAFVEAVGGEVAPKFGWTDVAQFTKLGIPAVNFGPGDPMFAHKQDEHVPIEHIERCERLLKDWLA; from the coding sequence ATGGCCCACCTCGACCTGTCCGCCGACGTCGTCACCCTGACCCAGCAGCTCGTCGACATCTTCTCGGTGTCCCACGAGGAGGAAGAGATCGCCGACGCGGTCGAGTCCGCCCTGCGCGGGCTCCCGCACCTCACCGTCACCCGGCGCGGCCACACGATCGTGGCGCGCACCGACCTCGGCCGCGGCGAGCGCGTCGTCATCGCGGGTCACATCGACACCGTTCCGCTCAACGACAACCTGCCCTCGCGCCAGGAGGACGGCGTCCTCCACGGCCTCGGCAGCTGCGACATGAAGGGCGGCGACGCGGTGATGCTCAAGCTCGCCGCCGACGTGACCGAGCCCAACCGCGACCTGACCTTCGTCTTCTACGAGGCCGAGGAGGTCGACTCGGTCCACAACGGCCTGCGCAAGCTCACCGAGAGCGACCCGCACCTGCTGGAGGCCGACTTCGCGATCCTCATGGAACCCAGCAACGCCGCCGTCGAGGCCGGCTGCCAGGGCACCCTGCGCGTCGACGTCCGCACCACCGGCGAGCGCTCCCACAGCGCGCGGAGCTGGAAGGGTGTCAACGCCATCCACCTCGCCGGGCCGGTGCTGGCGCGGCTCAACGACTACGTCGCGCGGGAGCCGGAGATCGACGGACTGACCTACCACGAGGGTCTCAACGCCACCGGGATCCGCGGCGGCGTCGCCGGCAACGTGATCCCCGACGAGTGCGTCGTCGAGGTCAACTTCCGTTTCGCCCCCGACCGCAGCGAGGCCGACGCCGAGGCCTTCGTCCGCGACTTCTTCGAGGGCTACGACGTCACGGTGACCGACCTGGCCGCCGGGGCGTTGCCCGGGCTCGACCGCCCGGCTGCCAAGGCGTTCGTCGAGGCGGTCGGCGGGGAGGTGGCGCCGAAGTTCGGCTGGACCGACGTCGCGCAGTTCACGAAGCTCGGGATCCCGGCGGTGAACTTCGGTCCCGGCGACCCGATGTTCGCCCACAAGCAGGACGAGCACGTGCCCATCGAGCACATCGAGCGCTGCGAGCGCCTGCTGAAGGACTGGCTGGCATG